From the genome of Deinococcus depolymerans, one region includes:
- the rlmB gene encoding 23S rRNA (guanosine(2251)-2'-O)-methyltransferase RlmB: MLLYGRNPVLEALQDGRVSEVLVARGVEEAFVAQLKATGVRLRFAPRIELDQLAGTTQHQGVMAEVEDLAWAQVDDILALAEERGEDLLIVLLDGITDPRNFGAIIRSAEVLGAHGVVVEERRSAPLSPVVAKTAAGATSYLPVAQTKNLPRLIEQLKQENVWVYGAAGEAAEDVRRVDFSGKVALVIGAEGEGMRRLVREKCDALVSIPVRGRVQSLNASVAAGILLFEATRGRA; the protein is encoded by the coding sequence ATGTTGCTGTACGGTCGGAATCCGGTTTTAGAGGCGCTTCAGGACGGGCGCGTGTCCGAGGTGCTGGTGGCGCGCGGCGTCGAGGAAGCGTTCGTGGCGCAGCTCAAGGCAACGGGCGTGCGTCTGCGCTTCGCGCCCCGCATCGAGCTGGACCAGCTGGCGGGCACCACGCAGCACCAGGGGGTCATGGCCGAGGTCGAGGACCTGGCCTGGGCGCAGGTGGACGACATCCTGGCGCTGGCCGAGGAGCGCGGCGAGGACCTGCTGATCGTGCTGCTGGACGGCATCACGGACCCCCGGAATTTCGGGGCGATCATCCGCAGCGCGGAGGTGCTGGGCGCGCACGGCGTGGTCGTCGAGGAGCGCAGGAGTGCGCCGCTGTCGCCGGTCGTGGCGAAGACGGCGGCCGGCGCCACGAGCTACCTGCCGGTCGCGCAGACGAAGAACCTGCCGCGCCTGATCGAGCAGCTCAAGCAGGAGAACGTGTGGGTGTACGGCGCGGCGGGCGAGGCGGCCGAGGACGTGCGCCGCGTGGATTTCAGCGGGAAGGTGGCGCTGGTGATCGGCGCGGAGGGCGAGGGGATGCGCCGGCTGGTGCGTGAGAAGTGCGACGCGCTGGTCAGCATTCCGGTGCGGGGGCGGGTGCAGAGCCTGAACGCGTCGGTCGCGGCGGGCATCCTGCTGTTCGAGGCGACGCGGGGCCGGGCGTGA
- a CDS encoding aldose 1-epimerase yields the protein MTLRVERVTSGAFELEVLPEMGASVLNLRAASGRPVMRPVNLSDVQTSSQCASFTLLPFSNRIRDARFTFAEREVPLRVNTKDGLAQHGDVRNRPWQLEERSDRHLRYAFDSRSFADINWPWAFTAQVEYRLHGPHFDTTLTLTNADTRDMPAGMGLHPYYVRVQDGVDAALQLGADLKYDTDERLLTVGGARPVRADEDYRTPSPVGGRFIDGTYTAWDGLTRLDWGVRALTVTADNVYSHAVVFTAPDGTLALEPVSHATDAFNLAAQGVAGVDARVLVPGQSLAGTVRVTLEGDW from the coding sequence GTGACCCTGCGCGTCGAGAGGGTGACCAGCGGGGCCTTCGAGCTGGAGGTCCTGCCGGAGATGGGCGCCAGCGTCCTGAACCTGCGGGCCGCGTCGGGCCGTCCGGTGATGCGGCCCGTGAACCTGTCGGACGTTCAGACCAGCAGCCAGTGCGCGAGTTTCACGCTGCTGCCGTTCAGTAACCGCATCCGGGACGCGCGCTTCACGTTCGCGGAACGCGAGGTGCCGCTGCGGGTGAACACGAAAGACGGACTCGCGCAGCACGGGGACGTCCGTAACCGCCCCTGGCAGCTGGAGGAACGTTCCGACCGCCACCTGCGGTACGCCTTCGACAGCCGGTCCTTCGCGGACATCAACTGGCCGTGGGCGTTCACGGCGCAGGTCGAGTACCGCCTGCACGGCCCGCACTTCGACACGACCCTGACCCTCACGAACGCCGACACCCGGGACATGCCGGCCGGGATGGGCCTGCACCCCTACTACGTGCGCGTGCAGGACGGCGTGGACGCGGCGTTGCAGCTCGGCGCGGACCTGAAGTACGACACGGACGAACGCCTGCTGACGGTGGGTGGCGCGCGGCCCGTCCGGGCCGACGAGGACTACCGGACGCCCAGCCCGGTCGGGGGGCGTTTCATTGACGGGACGTACACCGCCTGGGACGGCCTGACCCGCCTGGACTGGGGGGTGCGGGCGCTGACGGTCACGGCCGACAACGTGTACTCGCACGCGGTGGTGTTCACCGCGCCGGACGGCACGCTGGCGCTGGAACCCGTGTCTCACGCCACGGACGCGTTCAATCTCGCGGCGCAGGGCGTGGCGGGCGTGGACGCGCGGGTGCTGGTGCCCGGGCAGAGTCTGGCCGGAACGGTCCGCGTGACCCTCGAAGGCGACTGGTAG
- a CDS encoding S1C family serine protease, translated as MRASPWLPVLLILALAAYLLPDARLPVEPAPTPRPAPQTPALPNQLPAATRDLFDSARPATVRVESVNPATQNAGIGTGFFISEDGLVLTAYHVVSGGRLFQISTLSGRSYPARVTAFDAQADVALLKVNASAGGFPFLPLAPRAPRVGESVLAIGNSGGDYLQPRRGTLLGLNAQAGRADFPQGTLEMSAPLAPGDSGGPILDPTGQAIGVVSYISLDGSGQTRRSYAVPVVEGGPLITALRAGEKRDVPVVGLLFDPVHSGQAGLDGAVISGVARRSPAERAGLRGSTFDDQGSLTGLGDIVTSVNGQRTRDADEVISAIRRARIGDTITLGYTRGGQARTAQITLVPRASVPDLQE; from the coding sequence GTGCGCGCCTCGCCCTGGCTTCCGGTCCTGCTGATCCTCGCGCTGGCCGCGTACCTGCTGCCAGACGCCCGGCTGCCGGTCGAGCCGGCCCCCACGCCCCGCCCCGCCCCGCAGACCCCGGCGCTGCCCAACCAGCTGCCGGCCGCCACCCGAGACCTGTTCGACTCGGCCCGGCCCGCCACCGTGCGCGTCGAGAGCGTCAATCCGGCCACGCAGAACGCCGGGATCGGCACCGGCTTCTTCATCAGCGAGGACGGCCTGGTTCTCACGGCGTACCACGTGGTCAGCGGTGGCCGCCTGTTCCAGATCAGCACCCTGAGCGGCCGGTCGTACCCGGCGCGGGTCACGGCCTTCGACGCGCAGGCGGACGTGGCCCTGCTGAAAGTCAACGCCTCGGCCGGCGGATTCCCGTTCCTGCCGCTCGCCCCGCGCGCCCCCCGCGTGGGCGAGTCCGTGCTGGCCATCGGCAACAGCGGCGGCGACTACCTGCAGCCCCGCCGGGGCACCCTGCTGGGCCTGAACGCCCAGGCGGGCCGGGCCGACTTCCCGCAGGGCACCCTGGAAATGAGTGCGCCGCTCGCCCCGGGCGACAGCGGCGGCCCGATCCTCGACCCGACCGGGCAGGCCATCGGGGTCGTCAGCTACATCAGCCTGGACGGCAGCGGCCAGACGCGCCGCAGTTACGCCGTGCCGGTCGTCGAGGGCGGCCCCCTGATCACCGCCCTGCGCGCCGGAGAGAAACGGGACGTGCCGGTCGTGGGACTGCTGTTCGACCCGGTTCACAGCGGTCAGGCGGGCCTGGACGGCGCGGTCATCAGTGGCGTCGCGCGCCGCAGTCCCGCCGAACGCGCCGGTCTGCGCGGCAGCACCTTCGACGACCAGGGCAGCCTGACCGGCCTGGGGGACATCGTGACCAGCGTGAACGGCCAGCGCACCCGCGACGCCGATGAGGTCATCAGCGCCATCCGCCGCGCCAGGATCGGGGATACCATCACCCTCGGGTACACCCGGGGCGGGCAGGCCCGGACGGCCCAGATCACCCTGGTCCCCAGGGCCAGCGTGCCCGACCTGCAGGAGTGA
- a CDS encoding PadR family transcriptional regulator, with protein MNPLKSGTLDLALLAALQDQPRYGLDILRHVNERSGGLFDLREGSLYPALHRLVKAGWVDSDWQPSDRGGAPRKVYHLTSEGRAALHAKRQEWQTLRGALDALLIRALLRRALPRRSA; from the coding sequence GTGAATCCACTGAAATCCGGCACCCTCGACCTCGCCCTGCTCGCCGCCCTTCAGGACCAGCCCCGCTACGGCCTGGACATCCTCAGGCACGTGAACGAACGCAGCGGCGGCCTCTTCGACCTGCGCGAGGGCAGCCTCTACCCCGCCCTGCACCGCCTCGTGAAGGCCGGGTGGGTCGACAGCGACTGGCAACCCAGCGACCGCGGCGGCGCGCCCCGCAAGGTGTATCACCTGACCAGTGAGGGCCGCGCCGCCCTGCACGCCAAACGCCAGGAATGGCAGACGCTGCGCGGCGCGCTCGACGCCCTGCTGATCCGCGCCCTGCTACGTCGCGCCCTGCCCCGGCGGTCCGCGTGA
- a CDS encoding permease prefix domain 1-containing protein produces the protein MTRRLPRPRRPLSADAYIHHATRGLPRAERLDAAAELRAHLTERMQEHQAHGFSPEEAEYLAVRGMGDPQPVNRGLLGHAFTHRAGWLTLAALLVGGLGWTAYREWLPPREGAQFGPMNQRDINALFSDKDAPRGTYQGVTLTYPRGTKAVLYVTVSSTEDKYRPEQVSLFTKNLVEDEEQNFTGRIPGSYRYQERVLLSAWRMTCGGQERSGLYKTGYGLPSPFENSGMSGYSGPGGMIVGACANPSVRLHVVRDRLSTQPPTNVSRVVPPDGENGVMTAHRPLKLNEWSVLYRLRVDPERDSAWFGGTSTEPKGAQPRGMYVAVMPLDHVPNNADGYSWGGMSVGFKGEEPIPLPPLVTDQPGG, from the coding sequence GTGACTCGCCGTCTGCCCCGCCCCCGCCGGCCCCTGAGTGCCGACGCGTACATCCACCACGCCACGCGCGGCCTGCCCAGAGCCGAACGCCTGGACGCCGCTGCCGAACTCCGCGCGCACCTGACCGAACGCATGCAGGAGCATCAGGCGCACGGCTTCTCCCCCGAGGAAGCCGAGTACCTCGCCGTGCGCGGCATGGGCGACCCGCAACCCGTCAACCGGGGCCTGCTCGGACACGCCTTCACGCACCGCGCCGGATGGCTCACGCTGGCGGCCCTCCTCGTGGGCGGCCTGGGCTGGACCGCGTACCGCGAGTGGCTGCCCCCACGCGAGGGCGCGCAGTTCGGCCCGATGAACCAGCGGGACATCAACGCGCTGTTCAGCGACAAGGACGCCCCGCGCGGCACATACCAGGGCGTGACCCTGACTTACCCACGCGGTACGAAAGCCGTGCTGTACGTGACCGTCAGCAGCACTGAAGACAAGTACCGTCCAGAACAGGTCAGTCTGTTCACGAAGAACCTCGTGGAAGACGAGGAGCAGAACTTCACGGGCCGCATTCCCGGCAGTTACCGCTATCAGGAACGCGTCCTGCTGAGCGCGTGGCGCATGACCTGTGGCGGCCAGGAACGCAGTGGCCTCTACAAGACCGGGTACGGCCTGCCCTCACCCTTCGAGAACTCGGGCATGAGTGGCTACAGCGGGCCGGGCGGCATGATCGTCGGCGCCTGCGCGAATCCCAGCGTGCGCCTGCACGTGGTCAGAGACCGGCTGAGCACGCAACCGCCGACCAACGTTTCCAGGGTCGTGCCGCCGGACGGCGAAAACGGCGTCATGACCGCTCACCGTCCCCTCAAACTCAACGAGTGGAGTGTCCTGTACCGGCTGCGGGTGGACCCGGAACGTGACAGCGCCTGGTTTGGCGGAACATCCACCGAACCGAAGGGGGCGCAGCCACGCGGGATGTATGTGGCGGTCATGCCACTGGATCACGTCCCGAACAATGCGGATGGGTACAGCTGGGGTGGCATGTCCGTTGGCTTCAAGGGTGAGGAACCCATTCCGCTGCCGCCGCTGGTGACGGATCAGCCGGGCGGGTGA
- a CDS encoding EVE domain-containing protein codes for MRFWLLKSEPDVFGFADLVRVGREPWNGVRNYQARNFLREMREGDLCLFYHSNARPAGVAGVARVCRAAYPDDLQFDPGSRYFDPKSTVDAPRWRMVDVEPLIAFPQVVALDTLREMPEWDGSALTRKGSRLSVLPVEAGAFWATLDAAGLSLEEVGGVLG; via the coding sequence ATGCGTTTCTGGCTGTTGAAATCGGAGCCCGATGTGTTCGGCTTCGCGGATCTGGTGCGGGTGGGGCGGGAGCCGTGGAATGGCGTGCGGAACTATCAGGCGCGGAATTTCCTGCGCGAGATGCGCGAGGGGGACCTGTGCCTCTTCTACCATTCGAACGCGCGACCGGCGGGCGTGGCGGGCGTGGCGCGGGTGTGCCGCGCGGCGTACCCGGATGACCTTCAGTTCGACCCCGGGAGTCGGTATTTCGATCCGAAGTCCACGGTGGACGCGCCGCGCTGGAGGATGGTGGACGTGGAGCCGCTGATCGCGTTCCCGCAGGTGGTGGCCCTGGATACCTTGCGGGAGATGCCGGAGTGGGACGGGTCGGCCCTGACCCGCAAGGGCTCGCGCCTGAGCGTGCTGCCGGTGGAGGCCGGGGCGTTCTGGGCGACGCTGGACGCGGCGGGCCTGAGCCTGGAGGAGGTGGGCGGCGTGCTGGGGTGA